The Oryza brachyantha chromosome 7, ObraRS2, whole genome shotgun sequence genomic interval TCACGAAGGTGAGAAATGTTTCAAAACATCAAAGATTTTTAATTCTACCGTAACAACCCCCTACATAGAAACGCACAAAACACTTGGAGACCCTTTAGCAAGCATACAGGGTCGATGATTCATATTCCTTAGgccaaaatttatgtattatCAGATGATCAAGCGAACTCAAAGGGCCATGCTCTAGGCAAGGAGCTGACGCAACGTActaaaattcataggaatCCAAGCTATGGACCATTAAATTTTCCTGAAGCAAATCACAGACGGAAAAAATGCTACAAGTTCAGAACATTACTCCAGAGTCCAGAACACCTAATTCTAATCAGCGAAGTGACACTCCACCGACATCTATGCACTTCGGTATTCCAGTTTCCATCCAGAGAAAGCTTCACCCCCAAAATCGATCGAAATGCGCGGACCCTAAAACTTTTGTGGGGGGGCAAAACCTAACCAACAAACGACGGCAACGCTCGTACCACAGACTGAGAACCAGAACGAAGGGGGCCCCTAGGGTTAGGGCGGAGCGGGCGCACCTGACGGCGGGGGGTCGGTGAGCGCGGCGGGGCCGACGGCGCAGAGGGAgtagccggcggcgaggaacgCCGCGTTGGCGGCGAAGGCGACCCCGTCGTGGGCGCCGCGGAAGGCCGGGCGCGCCGCCTTCACGACGGCcatcgcggcggcgtcgatcACCATCGCGGCGaatggaggggaggggaggggaggcggtggtCGTCGGCTCGTCGGGAGTTCGGGGAGTTTCCAGTCGGTCACGCGTCGGCCTCGCTTGCGATGCGGCTCACACTACTTGGTCACACCATCGCATTGATCCAAATACGATTTTAATTAGTTCATAAAAActacgatttttttatttatatccaaagtttgactatttgtctcatttaaatatttataaaaaaatttaggaaaattAGTCACGTGTAAATTACTACTCATATTTTATCGTCtagtaacaacaaaaatattaatcgcaaaaagaataaataagacgaataatcaaatagtgtatccaataactgaaaaataaacttattttaggatggagaaaatatgcttattataattataatcattattatttatcattcatttatttattttctaaatataataaacttaAGTTATTTACCATGTTGCCAAGTTGATCCAGAATTCATGGGTGGTGTCAACATGTACCCGTCCAACAGATGAAAACAGACTAGAGGAGACCTTCTTGGGATGCAAGAAGAAAAGGTAAAGGTAAATTAGTTTAGAAAGTTTGGCCGCTGAAATCAGAAACAAATTTACCACAGATCATTACAATACTGACCATCATTATCTTCTCATATAGTATGCATCTACGGACTGTACTATGCCTGGTaagcataaattttatttcccaTAAACAAAATAGGGAGTACAAAACTACCAATTTGATTCATCAAACATCGAGGAGAAGAACTCTCTGGTGAGGCGGTGATTTCAAATGGGCCGATAGTGCTTCGAGGCCCACTATATGGGCAGCTGGCCGACCCAGCCcatcaaaataataatatcagGCCGGCCCAACGGACATGTCATTTCTTCGTCAGGATTACTGACAACGCCAGTGTTTCTGAAcactctgaagtctgaactgtCCATGTTAGAGCATGCAAGCTTCTCTTCTCCTGGATCAGACTCATCAGAGAGAACGAGTGAAGCTGAACCAGCTGGTAATTAGTAACACTATCAACTCCCAAACCACGGATTATGAACTTCACTACCTCAGTAATCATCCGAATTCCGAAACTCTTTGCAAAGAAGGCCCGAAAAGGCGAAAATTGCAGATTTCAGTTAGGAGTACAGGCTTGTTGCAACCGAAGAGAGAGCGATCTGGTGGGAAAGTGAAACTGAAACAAGCGTCCTCATGCCTTCATAAGTGCATATATGGATCAAAGTTAGACAATCGATCAAgtctctttttctttatctttcaAAAGAAATTCCTCTCTTTTTGGGGTGTCTAAAGTTATCTGCTGGTTTAACTCCCTAGAGTCATGTATAGCAGGCCAAACGGGCGGCCCGGCCCAGCACAGCACGGTACGCCGATGGCACGGTCCTCTAGAGCATGGCCTGTTAATCACAGCTCCTGTAGCAGGCCGGGTGTCGTGCTGGCCCACGTGACAAGGCCTTGGCCAAAGCACGGCCCAAGGAGGTGCTAGCCGTGCCAGGCCAGCATGACTACTGTAGCGGCACGTGGGCCGGTAGCCGGTCCACTGGTACATCTAGCccataaaaattgaaatttgagggggaaaaaagaaaaaaaggcagaaaaacataatataaagaaaaaaagataaatataggATAAATGTGAGGAAgacttagaaaatatatcataaagTATATGGTACCAATAGGATAAAatgtggaaaaaaataaaaaaatgtgagaaatatatggaaaaaattagaaaattgtACGAAAAATAAATGGGCTAGTGGGTCGTGCTATGCCTGTGTCGTGCTATGCCGGCacgctacagtaaacatgtcGTGCCGGCCCACGGGCTGAGGCGTTGGCCCAAGCACGGTACGGGATAACGGGCCGTGCCGGCACGGCCCACATGTTGGCGTGTCGTGCCAGGCCTGGGCAGCTACAGTACTGCCGTGTTCGGGCCGGCCCGGCTTGGCATGGCCCATTTGGCCAGGTATAGTCATGTATTGGGTCCAACGAAAAAATTAGTGGGCCTAAAATTACCCCCTCCCCTCCAAACGAAACTTAAAAGTGATTTACCCTATCTGAGGAATACATGTGTTTGTCATGTACTAGATCTAGGATACGAGAGAACTAATATTAGACATGcgtaaatattagaaatagatTTGAGAGCATGTTGGAGAtatgttttttggtttatttcctaaaatttaattttagggaTCAATTCTAGACATGTTATAAAAATGTTGAAACAAAAAGATTCATGTCCTCTCTAAACATGCaagtgacatgtgggcctcACGTGCTCTAGTCCTATATGTCAATGACGCATTCTGCATATGAAGTACAACAGATGATCTCATTTCGTAACGAAGTGatcctaaaaatatatcactaCTAATAATAAAGTTATAAGTAAAAGTCCCCTTTTTGGATGTCTGAGATTATCTGCTGGGTGAGTGAAACATTGtgatcatatatagaaatgcAAAGCCGTAGTTTGGCTGGAAATTAGGGCTTTCTAGAGTACTACAAAGCTAACATTTTTGGTCACATGCCTGCATTAACTCCTGGTATCACACGTAAACTGATCACCGTCCAACCCCAGGACGGTGTCCTCGAAAAGCGTACAGCTCAGCCAACCAAATGACATGAAGCCTATCCGGATCAATCgatcaatgcatgcatgtgtgctcAACATGCATCAGTAATccaagaagagaaaaagaagaggatgAATCTTGTCTCCTATTTCATCATCAATGGATTCTTTACAGTGTCGCAACGAATCTACGAGGGTTACATGTGTTGTTCATATCCTCTCTGTAAAAAAGAGaagttctttttcttttcatttttgaggTGTGATATGATCGAATCAGAGAAGAGCTTAGCTACTAAGTAGCAGCAAAGAATAACCAATCAAGATTTGGGCTCTGtggtcttcttcctcctcgtgaTCCGGATGTAGCagaagacggcggcgaagaTGGCCGCTGCCAGGCCGCCCAATATGACCTTGCCGCCGGCGAACTTCCGGTCGAACGGGCTGTGGTTGCGGTGGTGAGAGCCCAGCGGCGACTCCGCGAAGCCCGACTCCAGAAGTGAATACACATGTAGCAGATggccaccagcagcagcagcagctgaagaagacgacgacgagggagCATCTGCGATgctcgccggctcgccgccgccgccgccgccggggaagACAGGAAACGGTCGCCCCATGACGGCAGTCATGGCGAGCTGGCTCGAGACCAAGCAGAACAGCAGTAAGCGAGGCATGTTCAGGAGCTCAGAGAGAGAGCGAGGATGCGCAGGagaagatggatggatgctagCTGTGACTGTGAGGAGCTCCCACACGAGGAGTGAGCTGGTGATTGATGTGGAGAAGACGATGCCAGTGAGGGCTTCCTTATATAGAGCTGGCCCTGTGCTGATTCTGCAGTTCAGTTTGCTCACTAGCTCAATACTATAATCAAAGTGATatagattataaaaaaaaaaaaacaagagtgTGTGCTGTTGAGCAAATGCTGCATGCACCCACTCTTTATGGATCTTGATTTCTTGAGAATTGTCAGTCTCAGCATGGCTGGTGGCTCCAAGAATATGATTGGGAGCTGGTGGCCTTCAGGAATCAATTGGGCCTGAACTGAAATTAAGAGAGGCACTGAGCAAGTGAcatctggatggatggaactCTAGGAGGAGAAGACTCAATTCAGCAATCAGCAGGCAGCTACAGCTGTGTCCAGGCCTACAGTGAGGGCGATAGCTAGGTAAAACCTTGGAAAGAGGAGCAGGACGCCTGGAGGTGCAGGGACCTTGTGTTCTGTTCTAACAGTTTGGTTTCAGGGCAGGTTCTTGGAAGGTGAAATGGAACTCTCAACTTGACGACCTTGAGAtggatgacattttttttttaacaaaaaaggACTTGTTGTAGATCAGGAAGGGAGAAATTTTCTTGGGAGAAGTGGCTTAAGTATTTCTTGATCTCCTTGAGAGGTCAGCATTTCTTGATTCAATACAAAAGTAGACTAAAAAGGAAGCAACTTAGTTTTCAGTTAAAAGAAAGTAGCTTAACCAGAGGAAAcatgaatttgtttttttttctctggaaTTAGTTACTGCAGACTAAATTCATTTTAGAAAATGTTCAGTACAAGGCATGCTTTGGTTCTGAAAACAACGCAGAAAAATGGAACGAAAAGTGACTGCAATGGAATTACACCCTCACAGGTCACAATTCATTCTCTGAGAAGCTGCAAAACCTGGCTTAATTCTTCTCACTTCTGAAAAAGGTGATTTATCcagaagaaaatatatgattgaaaCACCAGAGAACAGATTTCCAGTGAACAAAAAACTAACGAATTCCCTGTCCCCTATACTAGTTAGTCCGTGCAGTTGACCTAGGATCATGTGAGATGCTTCCTTGTTAATTGCAGCTTCGTGTCACTGCATGTGTGCAAGAATCACCAGACAGAGTTTAAACAAACGcccatttttttaatgtgtgCTTCATATAATACACCGTGTCAGTGTCATGCTGGAAGCGAACAGCGGAGGGCAGATATAGCAGGAGATGAGCTGCTCTGGGGCGCCGTTGCTGAATTCGCTGCCTCATTTGGTTTTCTGAAAGATGCCATTCTGCCTGTTCTAGGAACATAGGGATAGGAGCTGGAAGCTTCTGAGTTCTGACCTGAATTTGCTTTGTCTGGAGACTGCACATCAAAAGTAG includes:
- the LOC102718938 gene encoding uncharacterized protein LOC102718938, producing the protein MPRLLLFCLVSSQLAMTAVMGRPFPVFPGGGGGGEPASIADAPSSSSSSAAAAAGGHLLHVYSLLESGFAESPLGSHHRNHSPFDRKFAGGKVILGGLAAAIFAAVFCYIRITRRKKTTEPKS